Within Micromonospora narathiwatensis, the genomic segment GGCGGTGAGGGCGTTGGTCATGTCCCCGTCCCGCCAGTGGCCGTAGCGCAGCCGGGACGCGACGGCCACCTCGGGCAGCCGGCTGACCCGGTCGTACACGGCGGGGGAGAGGCCACCGAGCATCTCGTTGCGGGCGCTCTCCACCAGGTGGTCGGCGGTGATCACCTCGGCGTAGGTCTGCCGCACCGAACTCTTGACCGAGGTGCCGAGGACGGCCACGTAGCTGATCAGCGCGAGTCCCAGGGCCAGTGCCAGGGCGGTCGCCGCGGTGCGGCGCGGGGTGCGGGCCGCCGAGTCGGTGGCCAGCCGGCCGGGCACTCCGGCGGCGGCCAGCGGCCGGCCGACGAGGCGTACCAGGGCGGGGGTGATCGCCGGTCCGAGCAGCGCGAGCCCGCCGACGGCGCCCAGCGCCGCGACGCCGAGCAGCGGGACCGGTGCGTCCGCGGCGAGCACCGCCGCGGTCGCGGCCAGGCCCGCGGCGGCGGCCAGCGCGCCGGCGACGGCCCGGATCCGCCCGGTGCGGGCGGCGGCCGCCTGGCGCAGCGCCGCCACCGGTGCCACCGCGGCCGCGCGCCGGGCCGGCCCGACCGCCGAGCCGACCGTGACGAGGACGCCGACCGCGAAGGCCACCAGCACGGTACGGCTCGTCAGCACCAGCCCGCCCGCCGGCAGCGGTACGCCGAACACCCGGGCCAGGTTCCGAATGCCGGTCGCGGCGGCGACGCCGAGGGCGAGCCCGGCCGTCGAGGCGGTGAGCCCGACCAGCAGCGCCTCGCCGAGCACCGAGCGCAGCACCTGCCCGCCGGTCGCGCCGGCGGCCCGGAGCAGGGCGAGTTCCCGGGTCCGCTGGGTGACCACGATGGAGAACGTGTTGGCGATCAGGAACGCGCCGACCAGCAGCGCGGCGCCGGCCAGGGCGAGCAGCACGAGCTGGAGCCAGCTCAGCTGGTCGCGGACGGTCGCCGCGCCGGCAGCCGCGATGTCCCGGCTCGTGGCGACCTCGTAGTCGACGCCGACGGCGGCGCCGATCCGGTCGCGCAGTTCGTCGGGGGCGACGCCGGGCGCGGCGACGACCGCCACCTCGGAGACGCCGGTGCCGAGCCGGAGCAGGCGCTGCGCCGACGGGAGGGTGACCAGGGCGACGGTGCTGTTCGGCAGGCCGCCCCGGTCACCGAAACCGGCCAGGCCGACCACCCGGAGCCGGGCGGTGTCGGTCGCCCGGACGGTGACGGTGTCGCCGAGCCGGACGCGGTGACCGCGCGCGGTGTCCTCGTCGAGGACCACCTCGTCGTCCGCCGCCGGGGGCCGGCCGGCGCGGATGGTGAACGAACCCATCGGCGCGGGCGTCCAGGAGGCCAGCAGGGACGTGCCGCTCGGCACGACCGCCGTGCCGTCCACCTCCAGCAGGCCCTGGCCGCGGACCTGCGGCCGGGCGGCGGCCACCCCGGACACCGTGGCGATCCGCGCCGTCAGGTCGGCCGGGAGCGGGTCCCGGGCGACCTCGACGCCCATCGCGGAGTCGAAGGCGACCGCGTCCCGCACGGTCAGGTCGACGCCGGCGGTCGCGGTGCGGAACTGGTCGTCGAGCAGGCGGGTGGAGGTGTCGGTGAGGACCAGGCCGCCGGTGGCGAAGGTGACGCCGAGGACGACCGCGAGCAGGGTCAGCGCCAGCCGGGCCCGGCGGGCCAGGGTGGTACGCAGGGTCAGGCGCCACATGTCAGTTCGCTCCGGTGGTGGCGGGCGCGGACAGGCGCGCCATGCGGGACAGGATGGCCGGCGCGGTCGGAGCGTCGAGTTCGCCGTCGATCCGGCCGTCGGCGAGGAACACCACCCGGTCGGCGTACGCGGCGGCGTGCGGGTCGTGGGTGACCATCACGATGGTCTGCCCCAGGTCGTCCACGGCCTGCCGCAGGAAGTCGAGCAGCGCCTCGGCCGCCTGCGAGTCCAGGTTGCCGGTCGGCTCGTCGGCGAACACGATCTCGGGACGGGTGATCAGCGCCCGGGCCACGGCGACCCGCTGCTGCTGCCCGCCGGAGAGTTCCCCGGGTCGGTGCCGTATCCGGTCGGTCAGCCCGAGGGTGGTGACCAGGTGGGCCAGGCGCTCCGGGTCGGGCCGGCGGCCGGCCAGGGTGAGCGGCAGGAGGATGTTCTCCCGCGCGGTCAGGGTCGGCACCAGGTTGAAGGACTGGAAGACGAAGCCGACCCGGTCCCGGCGCAGCAGGGTGCGCTGCCGCTCGCCGAGCTGGCCGAGGTCCGTCCCGCCGAGCAGGATCTGCCCGCCGTCGACGGTGTCCAGGCCGGCCAGCGCGTGCATGAGGGTCGACTTGCCGGACCCGGACGGACCCATGATCGCGGTGAACCGGCCGGCCGGGATGGACACCGTGGCCCCGTCGAGGGCACGGACGGCGGCGGCGCCGCGCCCGTAGGTCCGTACGACGTCCCGGGCCTGCACGGCGACGGTGGTCGGGGCGGGGCGGGTCGGCTTGCGAGCGGTGCTGGTGGTCATCAGGGGATCTCCTGTGCGATGGAAGGTGGCTCAGCGGGCGGTGCGGCGGCGGAGCGGGACGCGCGCCGCCCGTACGGCGGCGGCGTGCCGGTCGCGGCGCAGCCGGCGGACCAGCTCGGCGCGCTCCAGCTCGATCAGGTCGGCGGTGAGCAGGTGGTTCATGGCGACTCCTCGGTCCGGTGCGGATCGGTGACAGGAGGAGAGTCGCGGGCCGCGCTGTCCGGACGCTGGCCGTCGATCCGGCCGGCCCGGACAGCGGACGGACAGCCGGCCGCCAGTGGCCACGGACAGGCTGGGCGGCATGGTGGAACGGAACGACCCGACGGCACCCGCCCCGGACCGGACGTGGGTGGTGACGGTGGTCCTGCCGCCCGGGATCTGCCGGCGGTGCGTGCGCGTGTTCAGCCGGCGGGTGAGCGACCTGCCCGGGGTGGTGTCGCTGGAGTTCGACGGCGACGCGGGCCTGCTACGGGTGGGCGGCGAGGTCGATCCGGCCGCCCTGCGCCGGGCCGGCCTCGCGGTCTGCCCCGCCGGCCCGGAATGCTGCCGCCCCGACTAGCGCGCGGAGTTCTCCAGACCGGTCGTCCGCCGGGTCGCGTCGACCGCAGGCCCACGCCCGCAGGCGGCCGCCGCCTCGGCGGTCAACGACCGGAGCCGACGCCGGGCCCATGGGAACTCCCGCTCTTCGAGCAGCTCCACCGCCCGGCGGCACTCGTCGGCCGCGGTGGCCGCGTCGCCGTCGGCGTACCCGATCCGGGCCCGGCCCCAGGCCGCCCAGGCCTGGCAGCGCGGGTTTCCGCTACGCCGGGCGGTGTCGTCCGCCTCGGCGAGCATCGCCGGCACGCCCTCGACCTCGCCCCGGTCCAGCCGGGTGTGTGCCAGCTGGACGAGGGTGAACGCCAGCGCGTGCGGGGACGGGTTGCGCCGGGCCTCCGCCGCCGCCTCCTCCAGCACGGCGATCGCCTCGTCGGGCCGGCCCGCCTCGCGCAGCGCGACGCCGAGGTGCGCCAGGATCCCGGCCGGCAGGAGGCGGTCCCCGGCCCGTCGGGTGAGGTCGAGACTGCGCCGCCACTGCTCGGCG encodes:
- a CDS encoding FtsX-like permease family protein, encoding MWRLTLRTTLARRARLALTLLAVVLGVTFATGGLVLTDTSTRLLDDQFRTATAGVDLTVRDAVAFDSAMGVEVARDPLPADLTARIATVSGVAAARPQVRGQGLLEVDGTAVVPSGTSLLASWTPAPMGSFTIRAGRPPAADDEVVLDEDTARGHRVRLGDTVTVRATDTARLRVVGLAGFGDRGGLPNSTVALVTLPSAQRLLRLGTGVSEVAVVAAPGVAPDELRDRIGAAVGVDYEVATSRDIAAAGAATVRDQLSWLQLVLLALAGAALLVGAFLIANTFSIVVTQRTRELALLRAAGATGGQVLRSVLGEALLVGLTASTAGLALGVAAATGIRNLARVFGVPLPAGGLVLTSRTVLVAFAVGVLVTVGSAVGPARRAAAVAPVAALRQAAAARTGRIRAVAGALAAAAGLAATAAVLAADAPVPLLGVAALGAVGGLALLGPAITPALVRLVGRPLAAAGVPGRLATDSAARTPRRTAATALALALGLALISYVAVLGTSVKSSVRQTYAEVITADHLVESARNEMLGGLSPAVYDRVSRLPEVAVASRLRYGHWRDGDMTNALTAVDPATLPRVTSLHLTAGSLAALDGGGIVLAEHVARDRGLAVGNDLSMTFSRTGTRTLSVVGLLRDGDARALATDYLIALDTFARNYSEEMDASVLIRTADGTDRAAAERAIKAALADTPTAQLRDQAAAVAGRTQAIDQVLGLVTVLLMLAVLIALLGITNTLALSITERTAEIGLLRAVGMTRRQLGWMIRAEAVLVAALAGVLGIVLGVGFAAATVRALGRDAPTVLAVPTGRLLVVLAVALAAGLLAGLLPARRAARLDVLAAIGTP
- a CDS encoding ABC transporter ATP-binding protein — its product is MTTSTARKPTRPAPTTVAVQARDVVRTYGRGAAAVRALDGATVSIPAGRFTAIMGPSGSGKSTLMHALAGLDTVDGGQILLGGTDLGQLGERQRTLLRRDRVGFVFQSFNLVPTLTARENILLPLTLAGRRPDPERLAHLVTTLGLTDRIRHRPGELSGGQQQRVAVARALITRPEIVFADEPTGNLDSQAAEALLDFLRQAVDDLGQTIVMVTHDPHAAAYADRVVFLADGRIDGELDAPTAPAILSRMARLSAPATTGAN
- a CDS encoding heavy-metal-associated domain-containing protein, coding for MVERNDPTAPAPDRTWVVTVVLPPGICRRCVRVFSRRVSDLPGVVSLEFDGDAGLLRVGGEVDPAALRRAGLAVCPAGPECCRPD